In one window of Tursiops truncatus isolate mTurTru1 chromosome 5, mTurTru1.mat.Y, whole genome shotgun sequence DNA:
- the BDH2 gene encoding dehydrogenase/reductase SDR family member 6, with protein sequence MGRLDGKVIVLTAAAQGIGRAATLAFAREGARVIATDINEFKLQELEKYPGVQTRVLDVTKKKQIDQFANDIERLDVLFNVAGFVHHGTILDCGERDWDFSMNLNVRSMYLMIKAFLPKMLAQKSGNIINMSSVASSIKGVVNRCVYSTTKAAVIGLTKSVAADFIQQGIRCNCVCPGTVDTPSLQERIQARPNPEEALSDFLKRQKTGRFATAEEIALLCVYLASDESAYVTGNPIIIDGGWSL encoded by the exons ATGGGTCGACTTGATGGGAAGGTCATCGTCCTGACAGCAGCTGCTCAGGGGATTGGCCGGGCAGCTACCTTA GCTTTTGCAAGAGAAGGTGCCAGAGTCATAGCCACAGATATCAATGAGTTCAAACTTCAGGAACTGGAAAAGTACCCAG gtgtTCAGACTCGGGTCCTtgatgtcacaaagaagaaacaaattgaTCAGTTCGCCAATGACATTGAGAGACTTGATGTTCTCTTCAATGTTGCTGG TTTTGTCCATCATGGAACCATCCTGGACTGTGGGGAGAGAGACTGGGACTTCTCAATGAATCTCAACGTCCGCAGCATGTACCTGATGATCAAGGCCTTTCTTCCTAAA aTGCTTGCTCAGAAATCTGGCAACATTATCAACATGTCCTCTGTGGCATCGAGCATCAAAG GAGTTGTGAACAGGTGTGTGTACAGCACAACCAAGGCAGCTGTGATTGGTCTCACAAAGTCTGTTGCTGCAGACTTCATCCAGCAGGGTATCCGGTGCAACTGTGTGTGTCCAG GAACGGTTGATACCCCATCTCTGCAGGAAAGAATACAAGCCAGACCAAATCCTGAAGAG GCACTGAGCGATTTcctaaagagacagaaaacaggaaGATTTGCAACTGCAGAAGAAATAGCCCTGCTCTGCGTGTACCTGGCCTCTGATGAA TCTGCCTATGTAACAGGTAATCCTATTATCATTGATGGAGGCTGGAGCTTGTGA